The Manis javanica isolate MJ-LG chromosome 2, MJ_LKY, whole genome shotgun sequence genome contains a region encoding:
- the TRAF2 gene encoding TNF receptor-associated factor 2 isoform X4 translates to MAAAGVTPPGSLDLLQPGFSKALLGATLEDKYLCSACKNVLRRPFQAQCGHRYCSCCLASILSSGPQNCAACVHEGIYEEGVSILESSSAFPDNAARREVESLPAACPSEGCSWKGTLKEYESCHEGHCPFMLTECPACKGLVRLGQKEQHSEQECPERSLSCRHCRAPCCWADLKAHHEVCPKFPLTCNGCGKKKISREKFQDHVRTCGKCRAPCRFHAVGCPELVESEKRQEHEAQRLREHLAMLLGAVLEAEHLPGGSGPLGQSKGPWEAGRPGPGVELSKAEELLQRCEALERKTATFENIVCVLNREVERVAMTTEACGRQHRLDQDRIETLSNQVQQLERSIGLKDLAMADLEQKVHDMEAATFDGVFIWKISDFARKRQEAVAGRTPAIFSPAFYTSRYGYKMCLRVYLNGDGTGRGTHLSLFFVVMKGPNDALLRWPFNQKVTLMLLDQNNREHVIDAFRPDVSSSSFQRPVSDMNIASGCPLFCPVSKMEAKTSYVRDDAIFIKAIVDLTGL, encoded by the exons ATGGCTGCAGCCGGTGTGACCCCTCCCGGCTCCCTGGACTTGCTGCAGCCCGGCTTCTCCAAGGCCCTTCTGGGGGCCACGCTGGAGGACAAGTACCTGTGCTCAGCCTGCAAGAACGTCCTGCGCAGGCCCTTCCAGGCCCAGTGTGGCCACCGCTATTGCTCCTGCTGCCTGGCCAGCATCCTGAG CTCCGGGCCCCAGAACTGTGCTGCCTGTGTGCACGAGGGCATATACGAGGAAGGTGTCTCTATTTTAGAGAGCAGTTCG GCTTTCCCGGACAACGCTGCCCGCAGGGAGGTGGAGAGCCTGCCGGCCGCCTGTCCCAGCGAGGGCTGTAGCTGGAAGGGGACCCTTAAAGAGTATGAG AGCTGTCACGAGGGACACTGCCCGTTCATGCTGACGGAGTGCCCAGCCTGTAAAGGCCTGGTCCGCCTTGGGCAGAAGGAGCAGCATTCGGAGCAGGAGTGCCCTGAGAGGAGCCTCAGCTGCAGGCACTGCCGGGCGCCCTGCTGCTGGGCCGACCTGAAG GCACACCACGAAGTTTGCCCCAAGTTCCCCTTGACTTGCAACGGCTGTGGCAAGAAGAAGATCTCACGTGAGAAA TTTCAGGACCATGTCAGGACCTGTGGCAAATGCCGGGCCCCGTGCAGATTCCACGCCGTCGGCTGCCCAGAGCTG GTGGAGAGTGAGAAGCGGCAGGAGCACGAGGCACAGCGGCTCCGGGAGCACCTGGCCATGCTGCTGGGCGCTGTCCTGGAAGCGGAGCACCTCCCGGGAGGCAGCGGCCCTCTCGGCCAGAGCAAGGGGCCCTGGGAGGCTGGCAGGCCGGGCCCTGGGGTGGAGCTCTCCAAGGCCGAGGAGCTCCTGCAGAGGTGCGAGGCCTTGGAGAGGAAGACGGCCACCTTTGAGAACATCGTCTGCGTGCTGAACCGGGAGGTAGAGCGGGTGGCCATGACCACTGAGGCCTGTGGCCGACAGCACCGGCTGGACCAAGACAGGATTGAGACCCTCAGTAACCAG GTGCAGCAGCTGGAGCGGAGCATCGGCCTCAAGGACCTGGCCATGGCCGACCTGGAGCAGAAGGTCCATGACATGGAGGCGGCCACCTTCGACGGCGTGTTCATCTGGAAGATCTCGGACTTTGCCCGGAAGCGCCAGGAAGCAGTGGCCGGCCGCACTCCCGCCATCTTCTCCCCAG CCTTCTACACGAGCAGGTACGGCTACAAGATGTGTCTGCGCGTCTACCTGAATGGAGACGGCACGGGGCGCGGCACGCACCTGTCGCTCTTCTTCGTGGTGATGAAGGGCCCCAATGACGCCCTCCTGCGGTGGCCTTTCAACCAGAAG GTGACCTTAATGCTACTGGACCAGAACAACCGGGAGCATGTGATCGACGCCTTCAGGCCTGACGTGAGCTCGTCCTCTTTCCAGAGGCCagtcagtgacatgaacatcgcGAGCGGCTGCCCCCTCTTCTGCCCTGTCTCCAAGATGGAGGCCAAGACTTCGTACGTGCGTGACGATGCCATCTTCATCAAGGCCATTGTGGACCTGACGGGGCTCTAG
- the TRAF2 gene encoding TNF receptor-associated factor 2 isoform X5, translated as MAAAGVTPPGSLDLLQPGFSKALLGATLEDKYLCSACKNVLRRPFQAQCGHRYCSCCLASILSSGPQNCAACVHEGIYEEGVSILESSSAHHEVCPKFPLTCNGCGKKKISREKFQDHVRTCGKCRAPCRFHAVGCPELVESEKRQEHEAQRLREHLAMLLGAVLEAEHLPGGSGPLGQSKGPWEAGRPGPGVELSKAEELLQRCEALERKTATFENIVCVLNREVERVAMTTEACGRQHRLDQDRIETLSNQVQQLERSIGLKDLAMADLEQKVHDMEAATFDGVFIWKISDFARKRQEAVAGRTPAIFSPAFYTSRYGYKMCLRVYLNGDGTGRGTHLSLFFVVMKGPNDALLRWPFNQKVTLMLLDQNNREHVIDAFRPDVSSSSFQRPVSDMNIASGCPLFCPVSKMEAKTSYVRDDAIFIKAIVDLTGL; from the exons ATGGCTGCAGCCGGTGTGACCCCTCCCGGCTCCCTGGACTTGCTGCAGCCCGGCTTCTCCAAGGCCCTTCTGGGGGCCACGCTGGAGGACAAGTACCTGTGCTCAGCCTGCAAGAACGTCCTGCGCAGGCCCTTCCAGGCCCAGTGTGGCCACCGCTATTGCTCCTGCTGCCTGGCCAGCATCCTGAG CTCCGGGCCCCAGAACTGTGCTGCCTGTGTGCACGAGGGCATATACGAGGAAGGTGTCTCTATTTTAGAGAGCAGTTCG GCACACCACGAAGTTTGCCCCAAGTTCCCCTTGACTTGCAACGGCTGTGGCAAGAAGAAGATCTCACGTGAGAAA TTTCAGGACCATGTCAGGACCTGTGGCAAATGCCGGGCCCCGTGCAGATTCCACGCCGTCGGCTGCCCAGAGCTG GTGGAGAGTGAGAAGCGGCAGGAGCACGAGGCACAGCGGCTCCGGGAGCACCTGGCCATGCTGCTGGGCGCTGTCCTGGAAGCGGAGCACCTCCCGGGAGGCAGCGGCCCTCTCGGCCAGAGCAAGGGGCCCTGGGAGGCTGGCAGGCCGGGCCCTGGGGTGGAGCTCTCCAAGGCCGAGGAGCTCCTGCAGAGGTGCGAGGCCTTGGAGAGGAAGACGGCCACCTTTGAGAACATCGTCTGCGTGCTGAACCGGGAGGTAGAGCGGGTGGCCATGACCACTGAGGCCTGTGGCCGACAGCACCGGCTGGACCAAGACAGGATTGAGACCCTCAGTAACCAG GTGCAGCAGCTGGAGCGGAGCATCGGCCTCAAGGACCTGGCCATGGCCGACCTGGAGCAGAAGGTCCATGACATGGAGGCGGCCACCTTCGACGGCGTGTTCATCTGGAAGATCTCGGACTTTGCCCGGAAGCGCCAGGAAGCAGTGGCCGGCCGCACTCCCGCCATCTTCTCCCCAG CCTTCTACACGAGCAGGTACGGCTACAAGATGTGTCTGCGCGTCTACCTGAATGGAGACGGCACGGGGCGCGGCACGCACCTGTCGCTCTTCTTCGTGGTGATGAAGGGCCCCAATGACGCCCTCCTGCGGTGGCCTTTCAACCAGAAG GTGACCTTAATGCTACTGGACCAGAACAACCGGGAGCATGTGATCGACGCCTTCAGGCCTGACGTGAGCTCGTCCTCTTTCCAGAGGCCagtcagtgacatgaacatcgcGAGCGGCTGCCCCCTCTTCTGCCCTGTCTCCAAGATGGAGGCCAAGACTTCGTACGTGCGTGACGATGCCATCTTCATCAAGGCCATTGTGGACCTGACGGGGCTCTAG
- the TRAF2 gene encoding TNF receptor-associated factor 2 isoform X2 — protein sequence MAAAGVTPPGSLDLLQPGFSKALLGATLEDKYLCSACKNVLRRPFQAQCGHRYCSCCLASILSSGPQNCAACVHEGIYEEGVSILESSSSCHEGHCPFMLTECPACKGLVRLGQKEQHSEQECPERSLSCRHCRAPCCWADLKAHHEVCPKFPLTCNGCGKKKISREKFQDHVRTCGKCRAPCRFHAVGCPELVESEKRQEHEAQRLREHLAMLLGAVLEAEHLPGGSGPLGQSKGPWEAGRPGPGVELSKAEELLQRCEALERKTATFENIVCVLNREVERVAMTTEACGRQHRLDQDRIETLSNQVQQLERSIGLKDLAMADLEQKVHDMEAATFDGVFIWKISDFARKRQEAVAGRTPAIFSPAFYTSRYGYKMCLRVYLNGDGTGRGTHLSLFFVVMKGPNDALLRWPFNQKVTLMLLDQNNREHVIDAFRPDVSSSSFQRPVSDMNIASGCPLFCPVSKMEAKTSYVRDDAIFIKAIVDLTGL from the exons ATGGCTGCAGCCGGTGTGACCCCTCCCGGCTCCCTGGACTTGCTGCAGCCCGGCTTCTCCAAGGCCCTTCTGGGGGCCACGCTGGAGGACAAGTACCTGTGCTCAGCCTGCAAGAACGTCCTGCGCAGGCCCTTCCAGGCCCAGTGTGGCCACCGCTATTGCTCCTGCTGCCTGGCCAGCATCCTGAG CTCCGGGCCCCAGAACTGTGCTGCCTGTGTGCACGAGGGCATATACGAGGAAGGTGTCTCTATTTTAGAGAGCAGTTCG AGCTGTCACGAGGGACACTGCCCGTTCATGCTGACGGAGTGCCCAGCCTGTAAAGGCCTGGTCCGCCTTGGGCAGAAGGAGCAGCATTCGGAGCAGGAGTGCCCTGAGAGGAGCCTCAGCTGCAGGCACTGCCGGGCGCCCTGCTGCTGGGCCGACCTGAAG GCACACCACGAAGTTTGCCCCAAGTTCCCCTTGACTTGCAACGGCTGTGGCAAGAAGAAGATCTCACGTGAGAAA TTTCAGGACCATGTCAGGACCTGTGGCAAATGCCGGGCCCCGTGCAGATTCCACGCCGTCGGCTGCCCAGAGCTG GTGGAGAGTGAGAAGCGGCAGGAGCACGAGGCACAGCGGCTCCGGGAGCACCTGGCCATGCTGCTGGGCGCTGTCCTGGAAGCGGAGCACCTCCCGGGAGGCAGCGGCCCTCTCGGCCAGAGCAAGGGGCCCTGGGAGGCTGGCAGGCCGGGCCCTGGGGTGGAGCTCTCCAAGGCCGAGGAGCTCCTGCAGAGGTGCGAGGCCTTGGAGAGGAAGACGGCCACCTTTGAGAACATCGTCTGCGTGCTGAACCGGGAGGTAGAGCGGGTGGCCATGACCACTGAGGCCTGTGGCCGACAGCACCGGCTGGACCAAGACAGGATTGAGACCCTCAGTAACCAG GTGCAGCAGCTGGAGCGGAGCATCGGCCTCAAGGACCTGGCCATGGCCGACCTGGAGCAGAAGGTCCATGACATGGAGGCGGCCACCTTCGACGGCGTGTTCATCTGGAAGATCTCGGACTTTGCCCGGAAGCGCCAGGAAGCAGTGGCCGGCCGCACTCCCGCCATCTTCTCCCCAG CCTTCTACACGAGCAGGTACGGCTACAAGATGTGTCTGCGCGTCTACCTGAATGGAGACGGCACGGGGCGCGGCACGCACCTGTCGCTCTTCTTCGTGGTGATGAAGGGCCCCAATGACGCCCTCCTGCGGTGGCCTTTCAACCAGAAG GTGACCTTAATGCTACTGGACCAGAACAACCGGGAGCATGTGATCGACGCCTTCAGGCCTGACGTGAGCTCGTCCTCTTTCCAGAGGCCagtcagtgacatgaacatcgcGAGCGGCTGCCCCCTCTTCTGCCCTGTCTCCAAGATGGAGGCCAAGACTTCGTACGTGCGTGACGATGCCATCTTCATCAAGGCCATTGTGGACCTGACGGGGCTCTAG
- the TRAF2 gene encoding TNF receptor-associated factor 2 isoform X3 encodes MAAAGVTPPGSLDLLQPGFSKALLGATLEDKYLCSACKNVLRRPFQAQCGHRYCSCCLASILSSGPQNCAACVHEGIYEEGVSILESSSAFPDNAARREVESLPAACPSEGCSWKGTLKEYEAHHEVCPKFPLTCNGCGKKKISREKFQDHVRTCGKCRAPCRFHAVGCPELVESEKRQEHEAQRLREHLAMLLGAVLEAEHLPGGSGPLGQSKGPWEAGRPGPGVELSKAEELLQRCEALERKTATFENIVCVLNREVERVAMTTEACGRQHRLDQDRIETLSNQVQQLERSIGLKDLAMADLEQKVHDMEAATFDGVFIWKISDFARKRQEAVAGRTPAIFSPAFYTSRYGYKMCLRVYLNGDGTGRGTHLSLFFVVMKGPNDALLRWPFNQKVTLMLLDQNNREHVIDAFRPDVSSSSFQRPVSDMNIASGCPLFCPVSKMEAKTSYVRDDAIFIKAIVDLTGL; translated from the exons ATGGCTGCAGCCGGTGTGACCCCTCCCGGCTCCCTGGACTTGCTGCAGCCCGGCTTCTCCAAGGCCCTTCTGGGGGCCACGCTGGAGGACAAGTACCTGTGCTCAGCCTGCAAGAACGTCCTGCGCAGGCCCTTCCAGGCCCAGTGTGGCCACCGCTATTGCTCCTGCTGCCTGGCCAGCATCCTGAG CTCCGGGCCCCAGAACTGTGCTGCCTGTGTGCACGAGGGCATATACGAGGAAGGTGTCTCTATTTTAGAGAGCAGTTCG GCTTTCCCGGACAACGCTGCCCGCAGGGAGGTGGAGAGCCTGCCGGCCGCCTGTCCCAGCGAGGGCTGTAGCTGGAAGGGGACCCTTAAAGAGTATGAG GCACACCACGAAGTTTGCCCCAAGTTCCCCTTGACTTGCAACGGCTGTGGCAAGAAGAAGATCTCACGTGAGAAA TTTCAGGACCATGTCAGGACCTGTGGCAAATGCCGGGCCCCGTGCAGATTCCACGCCGTCGGCTGCCCAGAGCTG GTGGAGAGTGAGAAGCGGCAGGAGCACGAGGCACAGCGGCTCCGGGAGCACCTGGCCATGCTGCTGGGCGCTGTCCTGGAAGCGGAGCACCTCCCGGGAGGCAGCGGCCCTCTCGGCCAGAGCAAGGGGCCCTGGGAGGCTGGCAGGCCGGGCCCTGGGGTGGAGCTCTCCAAGGCCGAGGAGCTCCTGCAGAGGTGCGAGGCCTTGGAGAGGAAGACGGCCACCTTTGAGAACATCGTCTGCGTGCTGAACCGGGAGGTAGAGCGGGTGGCCATGACCACTGAGGCCTGTGGCCGACAGCACCGGCTGGACCAAGACAGGATTGAGACCCTCAGTAACCAG GTGCAGCAGCTGGAGCGGAGCATCGGCCTCAAGGACCTGGCCATGGCCGACCTGGAGCAGAAGGTCCATGACATGGAGGCGGCCACCTTCGACGGCGTGTTCATCTGGAAGATCTCGGACTTTGCCCGGAAGCGCCAGGAAGCAGTGGCCGGCCGCACTCCCGCCATCTTCTCCCCAG CCTTCTACACGAGCAGGTACGGCTACAAGATGTGTCTGCGCGTCTACCTGAATGGAGACGGCACGGGGCGCGGCACGCACCTGTCGCTCTTCTTCGTGGTGATGAAGGGCCCCAATGACGCCCTCCTGCGGTGGCCTTTCAACCAGAAG GTGACCTTAATGCTACTGGACCAGAACAACCGGGAGCATGTGATCGACGCCTTCAGGCCTGACGTGAGCTCGTCCTCTTTCCAGAGGCCagtcagtgacatgaacatcgcGAGCGGCTGCCCCCTCTTCTGCCCTGTCTCCAAGATGGAGGCCAAGACTTCGTACGTGCGTGACGATGCCATCTTCATCAAGGCCATTGTGGACCTGACGGGGCTCTAG
- the TRAF2 gene encoding TNF receptor-associated factor 2 isoform X1 produces MAAAGVTPPGSLDLLQPGFSKALLGATLEDKYLCSACKNVLRRPFQAQCGHRYCSCCLASILSSGPQNCAACVHEGIYEEGVSILESSSAFPDNAARREVESLPAACPSEGCSWKGTLKEYESCHEGHCPFMLTECPACKGLVRLGQKEQHSEQECPERSLSCRHCRAPCCWADLKAHHEVCPKFPLTCNGCGKKKISREKFQDHVRTCGKCRAPCRFHAVGCPELVESEKRQEHEAQRLREHLAMLLGAVLEAEHLPGGSGPLGQSKGPWEAGRPGPGVELSKAEELLQRCEALERKTATFENIVCVLNREVERVAMTTEACGRQHRLDQDRIETLSNQVQQLERSIGLKDLAMADLEQKVHDMEAATFDGVFIWKISDFARKRQEAVAGRTPAIFSPAFYTSRYGYKMCLRVYLNGDGTGRGTHLSLFFVVMKGPNDALLRWPFNQKRPVSDMNIASGCPLFCPVSKMEAKTSYVRDDAIFIKAIVDLTGL; encoded by the exons ATGGCTGCAGCCGGTGTGACCCCTCCCGGCTCCCTGGACTTGCTGCAGCCCGGCTTCTCCAAGGCCCTTCTGGGGGCCACGCTGGAGGACAAGTACCTGTGCTCAGCCTGCAAGAACGTCCTGCGCAGGCCCTTCCAGGCCCAGTGTGGCCACCGCTATTGCTCCTGCTGCCTGGCCAGCATCCTGAG CTCCGGGCCCCAGAACTGTGCTGCCTGTGTGCACGAGGGCATATACGAGGAAGGTGTCTCTATTTTAGAGAGCAGTTCG GCTTTCCCGGACAACGCTGCCCGCAGGGAGGTGGAGAGCCTGCCGGCCGCCTGTCCCAGCGAGGGCTGTAGCTGGAAGGGGACCCTTAAAGAGTATGAG AGCTGTCACGAGGGACACTGCCCGTTCATGCTGACGGAGTGCCCAGCCTGTAAAGGCCTGGTCCGCCTTGGGCAGAAGGAGCAGCATTCGGAGCAGGAGTGCCCTGAGAGGAGCCTCAGCTGCAGGCACTGCCGGGCGCCCTGCTGCTGGGCCGACCTGAAG GCACACCACGAAGTTTGCCCCAAGTTCCCCTTGACTTGCAACGGCTGTGGCAAGAAGAAGATCTCACGTGAGAAA TTTCAGGACCATGTCAGGACCTGTGGCAAATGCCGGGCCCCGTGCAGATTCCACGCCGTCGGCTGCCCAGAGCTG GTGGAGAGTGAGAAGCGGCAGGAGCACGAGGCACAGCGGCTCCGGGAGCACCTGGCCATGCTGCTGGGCGCTGTCCTGGAAGCGGAGCACCTCCCGGGAGGCAGCGGCCCTCTCGGCCAGAGCAAGGGGCCCTGGGAGGCTGGCAGGCCGGGCCCTGGGGTGGAGCTCTCCAAGGCCGAGGAGCTCCTGCAGAGGTGCGAGGCCTTGGAGAGGAAGACGGCCACCTTTGAGAACATCGTCTGCGTGCTGAACCGGGAGGTAGAGCGGGTGGCCATGACCACTGAGGCCTGTGGCCGACAGCACCGGCTGGACCAAGACAGGATTGAGACCCTCAGTAACCAG GTGCAGCAGCTGGAGCGGAGCATCGGCCTCAAGGACCTGGCCATGGCCGACCTGGAGCAGAAGGTCCATGACATGGAGGCGGCCACCTTCGACGGCGTGTTCATCTGGAAGATCTCGGACTTTGCCCGGAAGCGCCAGGAAGCAGTGGCCGGCCGCACTCCCGCCATCTTCTCCCCAG CCTTCTACACGAGCAGGTACGGCTACAAGATGTGTCTGCGCGTCTACCTGAATGGAGACGGCACGGGGCGCGGCACGCACCTGTCGCTCTTCTTCGTGGTGATGAAGGGCCCCAATGACGCCCTCCTGCGGTGGCCTTTCAACCAGAAG AGGCCagtcagtgacatgaacatcgcGAGCGGCTGCCCCCTCTTCTGCCCTGTCTCCAAGATGGAGGCCAAGACTTCGTACGTGCGTGACGATGCCATCTTCATCAAGGCCATTGTGGACCTGACGGGGCTCTAG
- the EDF1 gene encoding endothelial differentiation-related factor 1 — protein sequence MAESDWDTVTILRKKGPTAAQAKSKQAILAAQRRGEDVETSKKWAAGQNKQHSITKNTAKLDRETEELHHDRVTLEVGKVIQQGRQSKGLTQKDLATKINEKPQVIADYESGRAIPNNQVLGKIERAIGLKLRGKDIGKPIEKGPRAK from the exons ATGGCCGAGAGCGACTGGGACACGGTGACGATTCTGCGCAAGAAGGGCCCCACGGCTGCCCAGGCCAAGTCCAAGCAG GCCATCTTAGCGGCTCAGAGACGGGGAGAAGATGTGGAGACTTCCAAGAAAT GGGCTGCCGGTCAGAACAAACAGCATTCTATCACCAAGAACACGGCCAAGCTGGACCGGGAGACTGAGGAGCTGCACCATGACCGGGTGACCCTGGAGGTGGGCAAAGTCATCCAGCAGGGCCGGCAGAGCAAGGGGCTGACCCAGAAGGACCTGGCGACG AAAATCAACGAAAAGCCACAGGTCATCGCGGACTACGAGAGTGGACGGGCCATTCCTAATAACCAGGTTCTGGGCAAAATTGAGAGAGCCATTG GCCTCAAGCTGCGGGGGAAGGACATTGGGAAGCCCATCGAGAAGGGGCCAAGGGCGAAATGA